TCCTTCCGATCCTCGCCGCGGTACGCCGCATCCGGACGGTCGATTGACTTGCGTTCAAGACGAATCCTCCTCTTTTTGTCGTCTCTCGGAACTAACCCCATCATACCGCATCCGGCCGTCGACGATACGGACATCATGAAAGCGTTATCCGGACGTTCTGGTCGTAAGGACGATTGGGGCCCGCTCGAATCCGGACCTTCTTTGCTCCGATCCGGACCTTTCGAGAGAAGGGGCGCCGGCGTCTTGTAATTTCGCGGTTTCGCTTGCTAATATGAAAATGACTCGGGGAGCGCGCGACAATCTAGAAGCGGCGCAGAAGGAGCACGCGGGCCATGGCGGGAAGAGCGGAAGAAAAGATGTACCCGATCAAGCATTACGTGAAAATATTGCTCGTCATTTCTTTCATTATTCTGACTCTCGATTTTATCGTCAGTTTCGCGTCCGTCGCGCTCGTCCGGCAGCAATCCGCCAGATACTTGCAGGATACGGCGGACCTGTATATCGATCAAATCGACAAGAGCTTCGCTTACATTCATCATTTCATGGGCTGGACGCTCGCGAACGACGAAGATGTGGAAACGATGACAAAACGCGACGCCAACGATACGCTCTTCCTGAAAGCGAATGAGAACGTATACAAGCGTTTCGCCGAACTCCAAAGGAGCCACGGAAAAGAGTATAACTTCTTTATCTATATAGAAACCAAAGATTTCCTGTTAAATACAGCTCCTATGAGCGTAACTTACTCCGAATACGAGGCGTTGAAGCGAACGATTACCGAGAACATCCGGAATGCCGACATTTACGACAAATTTTATTCCCGTTGGACGACGATCGACTTGAACGGAACTTATTACATTATCAATATCGTCCCTTACCACGATCGATATTTGATTAGTTTGATAGCCGCGGACGATCTCATCCGGCCCTTGCGCGAGATTAATTTAGGCGGCGGCGGTTTCGCCTCCTTGGTAAGCGAATCCGGCGTCCGCGTCACGAGCCCGGTCTCGAACGACGGCGAGTCGCTCGAGACACCGGAAACCTCGTCGCTCTTCGATCGCCTGCAATTCGGAACGACTGTAAACCGCAAGTTTTCGGACGCCTCTTTTCACGTGGAGCTCGTCATCCGGTTCGGAGCGTTCGAGAAAATTATGATCGCCCAGCTGTTGGTCGTCCTGCTGGCCGTTCTTATCGCTTGCAACCTGTGCTTCGTCATGCTGTATTTCCAGAAGAGGGTATTGAAGCCGATCAAGCATTTCTCCAGCAATCTTGCGATTTTGATGAACGGCGGCGAGCCGATCGACTTCGAGAACAACAAGATCATTGAGCTGGAGAAAGCGAATCGCCAATTTATCGACTTAGTGAAGCAAATCAAAGCGGTGAAAATCGATTTGTACGAGCGAGAGCTGGAGAAGCAGCGCATGCAGTTGAATTATATGAAGCTGCAAATCAAACCCCACTTTTTCCTGAATTGCTTGACAACGATCTACAGTATGGCCCAGATGCAGATGTACGCCGAGATCGAACGGATGACGCTGTCGATTTCGAAATATTTCCGGTACATTTTCCAAAACGATCGGGACTTTGTCCGTCTCGCGGACGACATCGAGCATGTTCGCACCTATTTGGAAATTCAGCGGGAGCGGTACCGGAATTCGTTTCATTATCGAATCGACATCGACCCTCGTGCGGCGGACGCTCTCATACCGCCCCTCTTACTTCAGACGTTTATCGAGAACTCGGTGAAATACGCCGTGTCCCGGGATCGGGAGGTTCTGGTTTCGCTTGCGGTCGAGCGGCGTACGGAGGAGGCAGGCGCTTCCGTCACGATCATTCGGATTACCGATACCGGCCCCGGATTTCCGCCGCCGGTGCTTGAGAAACTGACGACCGGACAGCCGCTCGATCAATCCAGAGGCACGCAGATCGGCATCATGAACGCCGTACAACGATTGCATTACCTCTATGCTGGCGCCGACATCCGATTTACCAATTTGGAAGGCGGCGGCGCCGGCGTCACCATGATTCTTCCAGATCGTACGGAGGATGGAACCGAAACGGAGGATCGCCCATGAACGCCCTGCTCGTTGACGACGACTACTTCGTCCTGACGGCGCTCGAGCGCAAAATCGACTGGAACGCGCTGCAGATCGACCATGTGTACACGGCCAGCAACGTCGCTCAAGCCCGGGACATCATCCTAAGCCATCCGGTCGACGTTCTCGTTTCCGATATCGATATGCCGCAAGGAAGCGGACTGGAGCTCCTGGCTTGGATTCGGGAGGAAAACTACGATATTCAAACGATCTTTCTCACCAATTACGCGGATTTTAATTACGCGCAGAAAGCTATCGAATTGCAGAGCTTCGAATATTTCCTGAAGCCGATCGAGTTCGACAAGCTGATGCTCATCCTGCAAAAGGCGATCGCCCGCGCGAGGAAACAGCGGAACAACGAGAAAGCGATCCAAGAAGGCTACTACTGGCAGAGAAACCAAGCCAAAATTCAGGAGCATTTCTGGCGGAAGCTCGTCGACGCGAGCGCCTCGTTCCCGATGAAATCGGCAGATCTCGCCCGCTCCGTCGAAGAGCATAATTTGCCGTATCGCATGACGGATCCGTTCCAGCCGCTGCTGATCCACGTGTTCCCTTACGACGGCAGTTTAGGGGAAACGGAGAAGGGACTTTTCGATTTCGCGCTCCTGAACGTGTTATACGAATCGTTCCGAAGCTCCGATTTTACGATCGAGACGATTCTGGAAACCAAACCTTACAACTGGGCAGCCGTCCTGAGATGGAACCGGCCGCCTGCGGTCGACGCGGTGGAAGCGCTGTGTACCGCCTTCATACCGAAGGCGAACCGGTTCCTGAAGGCCGACGCCTGCTGTACGATCGCCTCTTCCGGCCGACTGGAGGACATGAGCGGCATTGTCAAACGGCTGCTGACCCTGAACGAAGAGGTCGTCAAGTGCCGGAATCAGACGTTCCATGCGGACAGTTTCAGCCGTCAGCCCGCCGTCGACTATGCGCCGCCGAACTTGTCGAGGCTGGAACAATGGCTGGATTCGAACCGTCCCGACGACTTCCTCGCCGAAACGTCGCAATACTTGAAGAACAACTTAACCCACCGGACGCTTAACGTTTCCATTCTAAGTTTGTTTCGGCTGGACATCGTGCAGCTCGTCTATGCGTTCCTCAAGACGAAAGGGATTCAGGCGCATAAGCTGTACGCCGGCCGGACGAACGACCGATTGCTGGTGCAATCGTTGAACTCGATCGAGGATATGGAGGCGTATCTGCGATACTTGGTGAACACCGCCATGGATTATCGGAGCTTCACCGAGCAGCCGAAGTCGGTCGTCGAACAAATCAAGCAATATATCCACACCCATTGCAGGGACGATCTGACCCGAAACCAGCTGGCGGAAATCGTCTACCTCCACCCCGACTATTTGGCGAGGCTGTTCAAGAAAGAAACGGGGATTTCGCTCGGAAGCTATATTATCCAAGCGCGGATCGCGGCGGCGAAGCACTTATTGGAAACCACGAACTTATCCGTCCATGCCGTGGCCCAAAGAGTGGGGTACTCGAATTACTCTTACTTCTCCAAACTGTTCAAACAAGACGTCGGCGTCAGTCCGCACGAATACAAGCGAGGATCGAAAACCGAGCGAGCGGAATAGAATAAAAGGTGAAACTCCCTGTTCGAATGTTCGAACAGGGAGTTTCGTTATTCGCGGGGTGACCGCTTCGGCGAATTGGGCGAATGCGGAGGGCGTTTTGCCTACGGGACACATACCATGTGTTGAATCTAATATTGGAGGTCTTTTCCATATGTTTCATACCGTGCAACCCGGGGAAACCCTGTACAGCATCGCGGCTCGCTACGGCGTGACGGTCGACGCGTTGATGCAAGCGAATAATTTGACGAGCGGCTACTTGTACGCCGGCCAGACGCTCCGCATCCCCGTAACCGGCGGCGGCGGCGCAGGTTTCCCGTTCCCGCTGCCGATTCCGGTACCGCCGGGCGGCCGTCGCCTGGAGGAGCGCGTCGAACGTCTGGAGCGGCAGCACGCGGCGCTCGAGCCGGTCGTCGATCGCTTGTCGCGACAGGTGAACCAGTTGGATACGGAAGTCGACCGTCTGCGCCAGCGCGTCCGTCGTCTGGAACAGCAGGCCGGCATTCGCGACGAATAAGAACACGCGCTAAGGACGAAGCTCTCCCGCCGGCAACCGCGGGGGAGCTTTTCGTATCTAGGCTTCCTCCGCGTTCCTTCGCCGCCCTCGCTCGATCCACCCTCTGACGACCATTACGACGAGCAGCATTGCCGGAAACGCCCCGAGCATGATCGGAGTCGCCATGTATCGTTCCGCTACGAGCTTCCCCGTCTCCAGATGGCCTTGCCAGCTGCGGGGCAGCAGCGATGCGGCATATAGCGCGCCCGCCGTCGGGACGACGAACCATCGGTACGACTTTCGAAACAACTCCTCCAAACCGATGACGGCCGCCAGCAGCCAGACCGTCGCTTTCACGAAGATTCCCGCGTAAAACAGCAAAAACACCAAGGCGTCGAACCGTTCGAAAATTTCCGCCAATTGAATGAGCTGCGTCGATTGCAGCAGCGGAATCGTGCTGATTTCGATAAAATCGGGACCGAGCGTACATAAAGCGAGAACGTTCATCGTCCAGATGACGGCCGCCGAGACGAAATAAGCCCTAACGCTGATTCGCCATACCGCCCTCCCCTCGCTCTTCTGCAAATAGCTCCAAAATACGAGGAAGACGAACATTTGCCCGAAAGGAAACCATAGCGCGTCGCGGAACACTTCCTTGAGCACGGGAGACGCTCCGTTCTCTAATATTGGAAGCAGTCTTTCGAACGCGACGATGCCCGACAACAAATAAAACGCGATCAGCACGGCGTAAAACGAGATGACCCCGATGACGATGAATTCCGCCAATCGGAAAAAAACCTCGATGCCTTTCAGCGCGGCATATGCAACAAGGAGCGTCAGCACCAGCAAAATCAGCGGCAGCGGCGTGCGAGGCAGCACGGTGAGATTCGTCAAATCCCCGAAATCCCGCAAATTTCGCATCGACTCGTACGCAAAGAAAACGACGTAGAGTACGATCGCCGCCCTGCCGGCCCAAGGTCCGAAATATCGCAAAAAAATTCGAAACAAATTGCTTTCCATCTCCCGCGCCTGGATGGCGACAAACATCGCCAACAACAGCGACCCCAAGAAACAGCCCAGAAGAATGACCAGCCACGCGTCTTGACGCGCTTCGAGGCCAAGCTCGAACAGCGTCGTACTGCCGATCTGAAACAAGATGATCATAGCGCCCAACTGCGTGTTATTGATTTTTTCCACGGCCGCCCTACTTTCCTTCCAGCTTCTTCGCGACGGAGTCGTTAATCATGCCCGTGTTGCGGATTCTCGCGTCGACGTCCACGCGCAATTGGACTTCCGCGAAATTCGCGTCCCAATCTTTCTCCAGCTCTTTCCACCAACGGGGATGTTCCCGGTGAACCGCCTCCCCGATGCCGAAGACGTCCGCCTTAAACCGTTTGGCGCCTTCGAAGCTCGTTCGCACGTCGTCTTCGATGCTCCGCTCGATCCGTCGTTCCATGCGCTCCAGCGTGTCGCTGCGCTTCAAGGGCGAGCGGCAGGCGGACTCGATGACCGACCCTTGCACGGCGATGTCGATGTCGACATACACCCTCCCGTTCCTCGCGCTCGTACGCAGGTCCGTGTCCGACCTTTCGATTGCGAACGAAGCCCGCTCCTCGCCGCCGTCCCCGCACGCGAACGGGACGATGTCGTACCCTGCCCGACCGGTCGCGAAGCCGACGCCGTTCGCCTCCCGTTCCGTCATCCAGCCGACGAACTTGTCCCCTTTCAGCACGCCGGCCCGGTGCAGCTTCAACACGGCCATCCGTCTCGTGCGCTGCACCGCTTCGGAGGTCGTCTGTTTGTCCAGCTTCCCGGACACGCGAATTTCCGGCACCGCCGCGCTCTTCGACGGACCGACCAGCATCGTGACGATCTCGTACACCTTGGAAGGAATCGTGCCGTTCTGTTTGCCGGGACCCTCGATCAGCTGATGGATCGAATTGCCGGGAAGCCTCTCCAAATTCGTCAACACCTCGAGAATGTCCCTCGTGCTCCCGTCATACAGCAGCAGATTGGACGTTTCGCGCGACTCCTCGTCTCTTAAATAAAAATCGATAATGTCTCCGATGCCCCGCTCGGCGGCCGAGCGGCTGACGATGACGACGCGGCTGTGAGGAAAAAACAGCTGGCGCGGCAGCTCTCTTCTGGCGTTTTGCACCGCTTCCCCCAACGTATTTCCTTTCGTCGTGAACGTCATGACCGGCGACCCGCTGCCCCCTCCTCCGGTTCTCATTCCGAACGTGCGCGGAATGACGACTTGATACGTCATCACCCATTGCCCCGCCTCGTTCCGGTCGATCGCCGTCGCGTTGACGATCGCCAGATCGTCCATCTCCATGCGATCCCAGCAGCCGCTCAGCACCACCGCGGTCAACAGCAGCATCCAAAGTCCTCGTTTCATGGCCTCATTCCTCCCGGCGATCCTATTCGTCCGCGCCCGGAGGCTTCTTCCGCCGTCTCTGCCGAATCGGATTGTTCGCCCCGAAAGGCAGCGGCCTCGTTCGCAGCAACGTCCAAGGCGCTCTGACGAACATGTCCTTCCAGTTCCGCAGAACGAACGGCGCGAACGGCGTCAAATACGGCACGCCGAACGATCGAAGCCCGCACATATGAATCAACAGCGCGAACAGAAACGTCATAATGCCGAAAAACCCCAACGTCGCCGCGAATATCATCAGTACGAACCGAAGCAGCCGGGACGCGATCGCGATGTTGGTGGCGGGGGCGACGAAGTTGGAAATCGCCGTGAAGGAGACGACGATGACCATCGCCGCGGAGACGAGTCCCGCTTCCACGGCAGCCTGTCCGAGCACCAAAGCGCCTACGATCGAAATCGCGGGACCGATCGCCCGCGGCATTCGCGTTCCGGCTTCCCGCAGCACCTCGAACGTGATCTCCATGAGAAACGCTTCGATGAACGCCGGGAACGGAACCCCTTCCCGCTGAGCGGCAAGCCCGATCAGCATCGTCGTCGGCAGCATTTCTTGGTGGAAGGTCGTGATCGCGATATACATAGACGGCAGCAGCATCGACGCCGTGAACGCTCCGAAGCGCAGCACGCGAAGGAAGCTGGCGATATCGAAACGCTGGTAATAATCCTCGCTGGCGATCAAGAACTTAAAGAACGTTACGGGAAGAATGAGAGCGAACGGCGTGCCGTCGGTAAGGATAACGACTTGGCCTTCCAGCAGCGCGCCGGCCGTCGTATCCGGACGCTCCGAGTTCAGGATCGTTGGGAACGGCGTGAACGTATGGTCTTGAATGAATTCCTCCAAGTATTCGCTTTCCAAAATGCTGTCCGTCCGGATGGCGTCCAACCGCCGCAGCACCTCGCGCACGACGCCTTCGTCGGCGATTCCTTTCATATACAGCACGCTGACGTCGGTTTGCGTTTGCCGCCCGATTTTCCGATCGATCTTCCACAAGTTCGGACTTTTGATTCTCCGGCGGATCAGGGCCACGTTCGTGCCGATATTTTCGTTAAAGCCCTCCTTGGGCCCGCGGATGACGGTTTGGGAGGAAGGCTCCTCGACGCTCCGATGCTCCCACTTCGACGTGTTGACGGCCAGCGCTTCTTCCGCGCCCTCCGCGAATACGACGGCGTTGCCTTCGAATAAAGACGAAAAAAGCTCCTTCATCGAACGAACCGGCGATACGGCATCGACGGTCAAGAGACGATTTGCGATTTCGCGGACGAACGACTCGGCCGGCTTCGCATCGTCTCGCTCCGGGGAGCGGGGCGTCATCAGCGGGCCGATCACGTTCTGGTTGACGATGATGTTATCGGTCAGTCCGCTGATGTACGCGAGCGCCATGGGCGTTCCATCGAACGCCAAAAAAGTTCGAATCACAATATCCGAACTGTGTCCCGTCATCTCTTGGATCGTTGCAAGGTTCTGCTGCACATGGGCGGATACGAGCGCATCTTGCTCCGGTACCGACTCTTGCGGCAATCCGATCACATCCACTCGTCGAGGTAAGCTTTCGTGATAGGATTTCCTGACCTTCCTGATTTATACTTCTCTGTTCCAAAGGGTAAATAAAAACCCGCGACGGATCGTCGCAGGCTTCGTGCGCTTTTGGTTATACGTCCAACCCGATCAACCGGGCGGGGTTTTCCGCCACCATGCGGTAAATTTGCTCGGGCGCGAATTCGTAGTCCAGCATCGTCGTAATCATCGTCCGCATCCCCTGCACCGGGGTCGAAGCGGCTCGGACGCCGTAATCGGTGGCAAGCACGAAATGCTCCGGACCGACCTCCCGAATCGTCTTCATCCAAGCGACCGCGTTCTGCGTCCGGTATCCGAGCTCGGACCCCATATCCATATATTCGCGCTCCACGTAATAGTGCGTGCGAGGCACGTCCGGATACATCCAATCGACGAGGCAGCCCTCCAGGAAGGCGCCGCGGCGCGCCGCTTCCTTCTGCTGTTCGATCGACATGCTGCCCCGCACCGGGTGCGCGATCAACACCTTCTTAATGCCGTATCGCTCCGCGAGGTCGAGCAGCCGGAACGCCTCTTCCACCGATACATGCCCCGTGTTCAAGTACACCTCGGGATGCTCGGCGATCATGGCGAGAATTTCGTCCAATTCCGGCGGAACGGGATCTTCCAGCGGAATTCTCGTCGCCCGCGGCAGCTCCTCGGCCGCGAACTTCGGGAACGCGTCCTTGAAGGGAACCAGCTTCCCGTCGACGACGGTCGATTCCCGGGTCGCCGAATGGTACGTGCAGTGGGAGCCGAAGCTGATGAACCGGCAGCCGTCCCCGAGATGCAGCGCCGTCTTCACGGCGCGCGGATTCATGCCCCCGTGGCAGGAGTTCATCAAGTAGCCGCCGAACGTCCGGATCCCTTTCACGTGGCGGTTCACCATCCACGCGGTTCCCGACGCCCAGCCGAAGACGTCGTAATATACGAGAGCGCGCATGCCGGCGGCTCTCGCCTCGAGTGCCGCCTCGATCGGATCCTGATGCCCCGGATTCGATTTCAGAACCGGACCCGCGTGCACGTGGCTGTCGATCGCGCCGACGAGCAGCTCGCCGGGAAGCTCCATGGAGCGGTCGTAAAACGGTTCCTTCGCCCCGTTCCAATCCCGTTCGCTTCTCGCCTGATGTTCTTCATTCATATATAAGGCCATGTACGGTTCCCTCCAACGTGGAATATAAATTTGACGGTTTAGCCTTTTACGGAGCCGGCCCCGACCCCTTTGATTATTTTCGAGCTGAAGCTGAAATACACGAGCGCGACCGGCAGCAGGGCGATCATCATGGCCGCCATCAACAGCGGATAATTCGTGTCGTACCGATTCCCGAAGGAGGTCAGTCCCAGCGGCACCGTTCGCAAATGCTCGTCGTTAATGAGGATGAGCGCGAAAGAGAATTCGTTCCAACAAGCGAAAAATTGCAGGATCGCCACGGTCGTGACCGCGGGCATCGTCATCGGAAAAATAATGGTGAACAGGGTTCGCGCGAACGAGCATCCGTCGATGGCGGCCGCCTCCTCCATCTCGCGAGGAATGCCCCGGATATAGCTCTCGACGAGAAAAATCGGGAACGACAAGCTGTACCCGATTAACGGAATCAGCAAGGTGTACCATTGGTTGACCATTCCCGTTTTGTTGAAAAGCAGGTACACGGGAACGAGCAAGGCATGAATCGGGACGAGCAGCCCGAAGACGTAATAGTAGTAAATCAGTCGTTTCCCTCGAAATTCGAATCGAGACAGGAAGTATCCCGTTACGAAGGAAATGACGACGACGAAGAGGACCGAAATGACCGTGTTGCGAATGCTGTTGAAGATCAAGAGCTCCATTTGGATCGTCCGGAACGCTTCGACGTAATTGGAAAATTGGAGCGTCTTCGGCAAACTGACGATGCTGCCGGCGAACTCCTCTTTGGTTTTCAGCGAAGAGTACGACAGCCATACGATCGGAAACACGCAGCTCAACGTAAAAAGCATCAGCATGCCGTTCGTAAGGAACACCCCGGTTTTCCGGAGTAGCGTTAAGGCGGACTTTTCGCTTTCCAATGCGGACAATCGGTTGTTCGCGACTTCCATGTCACGCCTCCTTCTTCTTTCTCCAGTTTCCAAGGAGCAATATGCGGCTGCCGACGATGAGCGCCAAGCTCAAGATCATGATGCCGATGGAAATCGCGGAGCCGTAACCGTAATTAAACCTCGTGAACGAAGTGTTATAGGCATATAACGCGACCACGAGCGACGAATTGCCCGGCCCTCCGCCGGTCAGCGCGTAGAAATGGTCGAACCCCCGCATGTTCGCGGCGATGCACAGCACGACGCAAACCATCAGCGTGTTCTTCAGCAGCGGCAGCGTAATATGCATAGCTCTTTTGATCCCCGACGCGCCGTCGATTTCGGCCATCTCCAGCACTTCCTTGTTGATCGAAGTATAGCCGGCCAGAATGATGATCGCGTACCCTCCGATCGCCTGCCAGATGAGCGGCGCGGTCGCCGTCAGCAATATCGGCCCCGGCATATCCAGCCACGGCAACGCCCACCGGTCGAGACCGATCGACCGCAAGATTGCGTTAATTAATCCGTGATTATAGTTGTACAGCAGGGACCACAGCATGGCTACGACGATCGCGGAGAGCGTAGAAGGGAAATAGCTCATCGTGCGATGCAATCCCTTGAATTTCGTCGACCTCGAGTGAAGCAGGAGCGAAAAGACGATCGCGAACCCGACCTGCCCGATCAAGGCGATGGCGATAATTACGAGGTTGTTCCAGAAGGAATACCAGAACAGCTCGTCGTGAAGCAGCCTGCCGTAATTCTCGAGGGCGATGAAACGCATTCGGGGACCGCCGGTCCATGCGTATAAGCTGTACCGGAACGCGTCGACGATCGGGAGCAGCACCACGAACGAATAAATGAGAAGTCCGGGCAGTAAATACAGTACGAATCCCCACGCAGACGGGCGCAAAGATCGATTCATTCCGTCACCTCCGCTTTCCTAGCTCGTCCCTTGCGGAGCCGCCGCGACTTCGGCAGGCTCCGCTCGGGCCGTTTCGGCGCTTCGCCGGCATTAGTTGTCTTTGTTTTCCAAGTAAAACTCGTACTCTTCCTGCGTTTCTTCCGCGACCTGCTCCGGCGTTCTCGCCCCGATCAAGAGGTCCTGCAGCCCCGTTTTCAAGACGTCGTTGACGGACGCCTCGAACCACAGTCCGAAAATTCGGGACGCCGGCGCCGCGTTCGCCGCGCCGTAGGTGTCCACGGCAAGCCTATGCAGCTTCGATTCGTCGAATTCGCCCGGGTCGTACGCCGGAAAGCCGCCTACGCTCGCCATAATTTTCGCGCTGCCGTCGCCGGTCAAGTATTGAAGAAGCGTCATGATGGCGTCCCGCTTCGGGCCGGGCTCCACGCTGCTGCTTACGCTGTAGTAGACGCCAGCGCCGCCGGACGAACTTTTCGGATTTCCTTTGCCGCCTGCGACGCTTGGGAAGACGGCCACCTTCGTCGCGTCGAGGACGTCCTTCGGAGCGTTCGTCACCTGGTTATTGACGTCCCAGATGCCGTCGACGAACGCCGCCGCCTTGCCTTCGTAGAAATACCGGTGCATTGCGTCGCCGTCGATAGAATTCAAATCCTTATTAAAGTACTCGGCCTTTGCCATATCGGACAGCAGCGTCAAGGCGCTCACGAACTCGGGGTCGGTGTATTTCGCCCCCGTCCCTTCCACGATCGATTTCGTCCACTCCGGGCCGGCGAACCGGTCGGCAAGCACGGAAAACCACATATCCAAGGCGTAGCCTTTGTCTTTGTTCGCGAACGCGAACGGGAGAATGCCTTTCGCCTTTAACTTTTCGCTTGCGTCCCGCAGTTCCTCCCATGTCGCCGGGAATTCGGAGTAGCCGACTTCGGCGAACATTTTGCTGTTATAGAAAATGATATGGGTCGGTCCGGCGGCCATCGGGATGCCGTAAATGCTTCCGTCGTAGGTCGCTCTGTCGAACGTTCCCTTGCGATACCCGTCGCGCCACTCGGGGCGCTTGTCCAAGTCTTCGTTCAGCTCGGCCAGCATGCCGTTCTTAACGAAATTGCTCATATACGAACCCGGCAGCTGGAATACGTCCGGCAAGTCGTTCGAAGCGGCGAGCGTCTGCGCTTTAAGGCCGTATTCCTCGAACGCGACTTGCTCTTCGACGACCTCGATGTCGGGGTAATCTTCTCTGAACTTTTGAAGCATCGTCAGCACGCCGGTTTCCTCGGAATATTTGCCGATATTTTCGGAACGATAGCCGTGCTTGAGCGTGATCGTAATTTTTCCTTCGTCCGCGCTCGAATCGTTCGACGCCGTGCCGCACGCCGCGATCGTCATCGACGCGGCGAGAATGGTGGTAAGGACCGTCTTCTTTTTCATGTTGGTTTCCCTCCGTTTGGAATTGGGATTCGCTTGCCGCTCTTTCTCCGATTTCCAGCTCTCTGTGTTTTCTTTTTCGTTTGCTAAGCAGAACGTCTGCCCTTAACTCGAGATCTCACCTCCCTCGTTCTCCGTGTCAAGGCGTTCCCCGCCGACAGCCCTATGCAAACCCCGTTTGGGGAAACCTTACCGTCCGAATGACCGCAGCATACCGGTATACGTCTTTTTTTCGGGCTCGGCGAACGTCAGCGACTTGCTCGTCTTCGCCCCCAAGTCGACCAGCGCTTCGCAATATTTCACAGCCGCGAGCACCCCGTCGACGACGGGGACTCCCGCCAGACGCTCGATCCGCGCTTTATGGGCCGCCATCGCGGCGCACCCGAGCACGATCGCCTCCGCCCGATCCTCTTCGACCGC
The nucleotide sequence above comes from Paenibacillus sp.. Encoded proteins:
- a CDS encoding DUF6282 family protein, whose translation is MALYMNEEHQARSERDWNGAKEPFYDRSMELPGELLVGAIDSHVHAGPVLKSNPGHQDPIEAALEARAAGMRALVYYDVFGWASGTAWMVNRHVKGIRTFGGYLMNSCHGGMNPRAVKTALHLGDGCRFISFGSHCTYHSATRESTVVDGKLVPFKDAFPKFAAEELPRATRIPLEDPVPPELDEILAMIAEHPEVYLNTGHVSVEEAFRLLDLAERYGIKKVLIAHPVRGSMSIEQQKEAARRGAFLEGCLVDWMYPDVPRTHYYVEREYMDMGSELGYRTQNAVAWMKTIREVGPEHFVLATDYGVRAASTPVQGMRTMITTMLDYEFAPEQIYRMVAENPARLIGLDV
- a CDS encoding carbohydrate ABC transporter permease, which encodes MEVANNRLSALESEKSALTLLRKTGVFLTNGMLMLFTLSCVFPIVWLSYSSLKTKEEFAGSIVSLPKTLQFSNYVEAFRTIQMELLIFNSIRNTVISVLFVVVISFVTGYFLSRFEFRGKRLIYYYYVFGLLVPIHALLVPVYLLFNKTGMVNQWYTLLIPLIGYSLSFPIFLVESYIRGIPREMEEAAAIDGCSFARTLFTIIFPMTMPAVTTVAILQFFACWNEFSFALILINDEHLRTVPLGLTSFGNRYDTNYPLLMAAMMIALLPVALVYFSFSSKIIKGVGAGSVKG
- a CDS encoding sugar ABC transporter permease, yielding MNRSLRPSAWGFVLYLLPGLLIYSFVVLLPIVDAFRYSLYAWTGGPRMRFIALENYGRLLHDELFWYSFWNNLVIIAIALIGQVGFAIVFSLLLHSRSTKFKGLHRTMSYFPSTLSAIVVAMLWSLLYNYNHGLINAILRSIGLDRWALPWLDMPGPILLTATAPLIWQAIGGYAIIILAGYTSINKEVLEMAEIDGASGIKRAMHITLPLLKNTLMVCVVLCIAANMRGFDHFYALTGGGPGNSSLVVALYAYNTSFTRFNYGYGSAISIGIMILSLALIVGSRILLLGNWRKKKEA
- a CDS encoding extracellular solute-binding protein, producing MKKKTVLTTILAASMTIAACGTASNDSSADEGKITITLKHGYRSENIGKYSEETGVLTMLQKFREDYPDIEVVEEQVAFEEYGLKAQTLAASNDLPDVFQLPGSYMSNFVKNGMLAELNEDLDKRPEWRDGYRKGTFDRATYDGSIYGIPMAAGPTHIIFYNSKMFAEVGYSEFPATWEELRDASEKLKAKGILPFAFANKDKGYALDMWFSVLADRFAGPEWTKSIVEGTGAKYTDPEFVSALTLLSDMAKAEYFNKDLNSIDGDAMHRYFYEGKAAAFVDGIWDVNNQVTNAPKDVLDATKVAVFPSVAGGKGNPKSSSGGAGVYYSVSSSVEPGPKRDAIMTLLQYLTGDGSAKIMASVGGFPAYDPGEFDESKLHRLAVDTYGAANAAPASRIFGLWFEASVNDVLKTGLQDLLIGARTPEQVAEETQEEYEFYLENKDN